Below is a genomic region from Ailuropoda melanoleuca isolate Jingjing chromosome 8, ASM200744v2, whole genome shotgun sequence.
CAACCCCAACATTGCATAAACGGGTGATAGAATAATAGAAGGAAGCCTGTGTTTGTCCTGTGGACACAACCCGTCAGTCAAGAGCACTTCTTCTGTGCTCACTACCTGCAAAGCTCCAAGCCAGTGATCCTGTGCCCCTACGCTCAAGATGCGTTGGACCCTACCCACCCTTAGGGACCCTTGGGCACAGGTCAGATTAGCCCACGTCCCAAAAGATCCTTGTAGACCATGTCATCTCAGCCCCTCACACAGCCACCTGCTCACTGCCACCCGCGACCACCGTCCCGAATGTCTCCATCTCTCACAGACGAGCAGCCAGCAAAAGCACTGATCTCACCTGCCCCTTTGCTGGAAGCTGTAAGGTCAACAAGGCCCAGAGACGCCACTGCCCAGCCTGCAGGTTGCAGAAGTGCCTAGAAGCTGGCATGAAGAAGGAAAGTGAGTTGGCCCCCTACCAACACAAGAATCCACTGACTAGGTCTCCTGCTTTGCCCTCGTTCCCGAGGCATACCCTCCACACTAGAAGTAGTAAGCTTTTGGAAACGAGTCAGGTGATGTTTCTATTCTGCTCAAAATCCCAGTGGCTCCTCATCTCTCTTACAGCCCAAGATCTCATGGTCTAGCTCCCCATACAGCCTCCCAGATTTTACCTCCTCCTCTTCCCGCCTTGCTCCTTCGCTCACAGCCACACGGACTTCAGTGCCCCCTCAAGCACACCCAGCACACACTCCTCGGGACGTCGACACTTGCCCTCCGCCCAGGATGCTCTTCCCCTAGCTATCCATACAGCTTGACTTTCCTGTCTCTCACAGAGAGTGCATGCCCCTTAGTAAGTACTTGATAACTGTTGAATGAATCATTGAATGCCATTTCTCTGTGCCACGTAATTCGGCGATGCTCCCAACAGACGATGTCCCTGGAGCTCACAGAAGTCAAGGTGCCCGAGCTCACTCAGCTACAAAGTTACAGCGTCCATGTTCACACTCTTCTGACCCCCAAGCCCTTGCTTTCCCATGATAGCACACTACTTTTCAATATGGAGCAGTACAAACTGTTGAAGTCAAAACCTCTTGGCTTGCATCACTTTAGTATTTTGTGACCTTGGACCTGCCACCAGAATGCCAGCCGGCTTATGTACCTGAAAAATCTGGATAATAACACCTGCCCTGTCTGCCCTCTGCCCATAGGGTTGTTTGATCCAGCGAGATTTAACCTCAGAACCCTTGACATTTAGGGCTATGTAAACAGAAGGTGATGCTTTAGGAACCAAGAGCCCTCGCTCTTCAGTGGTCGCCCAGAAGCCAAACATCTCCCTTCACCGTGACCACTTTACTCTCCACCCGTCCTTTCCCCCGACGGTGCCTTGTTTTCCGGGACTGGGCCTCCTGGGTGGGGGACAGTGGACAGGAATCCCCTGCCACTGGAGGCTCCAGGGCTTCAGCCAAGCCCAAGGGGGCCTCAGGAATGCTCCTCCCTTCCCGCATCCTTCACCATGCGGGGTCCCCCAGGGCTCCCAGACagggggctggcagagggaggTGCTCTCCGCGGGTCTCAGTGGCGTTGTCCTACGTCTTCCCCGCGCACAGTGATCCTGTCGGCGGAAGCGCTGGCAGCGCGGCGAGCGAAGCAGGCCCAGCGGCGGGCACAGCAAGCGCCGGCACAGCTGAGCAAGGCGCAGCAAGAGCTGGTCCAGACTCTCCTGGGGGCCCACACCCGCCACGTGGGCACCATGTTTGACCAGTTCGTGCAGTTCAGGGTGAGCCTTTACAGGGGCTTGGGGCTGAAAGGGGACCAACGGGGTGCCCGAGGAGGTGACCTGCGGGAGGGGGCAGTATGCCACGCCTCACTACAGAGGACAAGACTCCTCCAGAACCCCCGCGTCGACGGGCTCCTCAGCCCGGAACCTTCCAACAGAGGGCTGGAGCGACCCCTGGGACCAGGGCCTCTCTTACCCAGGTTCTGATCTCTGCAGCCTCCAGCTCATCTGTTCACCCACCACCAGCGCCTGCCCATCACGGTCCCCGTACTGCCTCTGCTCATGCACTTCGCAGAGGTCAACACTTTCATGGTACAGCAAGTCATCAAGTTCACCAAGGACCTGCCCCTCTTCCGGTACGTGACCTCCCCTTACCTTTCAGGAGGAAAACACTCCAGTAAATTataatctcacacacacacacgccaaaAACAGTCACTGACCCACTAACCCATCCTGCAGCCTTTCCAAGCACCAGGTCCTGAATTCCCTCCTTTGGTTCTAAGTACTTCCATCAGAACTGGGAGCTCCTCTCCCTGAGTTCAGGGTAGAGCCTCAAATTCTCTTGTCCGCTCCCCGCAGGTCCCTGCCCATGGAGGACCAGATCTCCCTTCTCAAGGGAGCAGCGGTCGAAATCTGTCATATCGCACTCAATACCACTTTCTGTCTCCAAACACAAAACTTCTTCTGTGGGCCACTCCGCTACACGCTGGAAGACGGCGTCCACGGTGAGGCGGTGCTAGAACCGTGGCGGGCCTGCCTCCCTTGTGGTATGGTACGTGGCGGGGTGACCAGAAGGGTGCTAAGACCAGCATCTCCCACAGCGGGGTTCCAGGAAGAGTTTTTAGAGCTGCTCTTCCGCTTCCATGCGACACTGAGGCGACTCCAGCTCCAGGAGCCCGAGTATGTGCTCATGGCTGCCATGGCCCTCTTCTCTCCCGGTGAGCATCCCCCAAAGCCCAGAAGCTTCTGCTCCTCCACCTCCACCCAAACTCCCAGCCCTGTGAACCCCCCGGCTCTGTCTTCAAACCCGGCCTGGGTCCAGCTGTGGCTGCAGGCCCTGCCCGCCCCCACCTGCCCTTCCCGTCCCCCCGTCTTACAGACAGGCCTGGGGTTACCCAGAGGGAGGAGATCGATCGTCTGCAAGAGGTGATGGCGCTGACTCTGCACGGCTACATCAAGGGCCAGCCGCCCAGGCCTGGGGATAGGTatgggggagcctgggggctTGGAGGCTGCGTCAGGGCAGGAAGCGAGGGAAACATGGCTCAGGAGGGATGATTTTACTGTCCTTTCCTCTGGGAAACCAGGTCCCTTGGCGGCTCTAGTTTCATCtgattttttccagatttttttttcttttattcagtagAGATGCAAAGTAGTTCGCAGGCTCTGTATAACAGCATTCCTGAGATCGATGACATCCATCACCTTACCCATCCACCTCTCCAGGCTAAAGCAGCCTTCCAAGATTCCtgtttgctctctttccttggcccttcccttcctctccattgGCCCATTCCCTTAATTTTTCATCCCCCTCGAAGTTATGGTCATTCAGTTTCATGGCCAAAGCCAGTCCCTGGCTCAGCAGTCCGTGACCTATCCAGGCTCTGAGGTACACCCCACTTGTTCTCGTTTGTTCCTCAACGAGCCAGTTTGGCCAGAAGAGGGAGGCTTTATACCACAGAACACACCCGCCTTCTAGAACCTGCTCTAGAAGGCCAGATCCACAGATTCCACACAGTTAAGTTCTGACCAAGTCTGGGGCTTTCTTCACACTTGGCCCTTGGACCTCTGGATTCAAGGAAAATAGCGTGGTGAGAGAAGACCTCAGGGACCTTTGGAATTTTTGATAAATTTGTCATACCAGAGAACGATTTTCTCTAGTGTTCAGACCTAGCTTCGCTGAGGGAAAGTTCAGGGGGGCAGGACCTTAAGACAAGACTCTAAGCtaccttattttcctctttccctggtGACCCCACTACTTCCTCCAAAGGTTTCGGTATGCGAAGCTGCTGGGCCTGTTGGCTGAGCTCCGGAGCATTAACAACGCGTATGGGTACCAAATCCAACACATCCAGGGACTGTCCGCCATGATGCCACTGCTCCAGGAGATCTGCAGCTGAGGCCCCAGcttgcctccttccccagcccatcTGGACGCGCTGGACCGGAAAGGGGAAAATGCTGAGCCAGAGGTGGGGACCAGTAGAAAGGGAGCCCAGTGGTTGCAATGAAAGACTAAAGCAATAACTGCCTCTTCATGCAGTCTTGGGGTTGGTGAGGGATGACCACGGGGACAGAGCTGTTCTCTGGAAGCACggaagatggggaaggaggaagcctCAGGGCTAAGAGGTAAAGAAGCTCcttctgggaaggggagggggcactTTCTGAGGTCAAAGATTTAGCCCTTCAGCCCTACTTTCCCAGCCCTGGGAGACTCTGGGATGGAAAACAGGATAGGGAGCTGATCCCATGCAGACTGTTCTgctgtggagaggaagaagctagGAGCTTTAATCGATAGGGAAACGGAGAAGGAGGAAGTGAGGGGAGGAAAGTTGGCCAGACACACCCCTTAATCCTTCTCCCTTAGTCCAGAGCCACAAGAGCACGGGAAGAGGACCCTGGGGCCGGTGGCAGAGGTGGGAGCCTCACACCACTGCCTCAGCAGCTGCCCCTGTGGCAGCTCCAGTTCGGTCCTGTCCCCCACTCTGCTCCTGGGACCCAGAGGTCACCCGGCAAGGTGGGCTTTGGAGAGGGGGCCTAGTCTCTGGCCCTAGGGCCCCTGACTCAGAGGTTCCAGCATCTGCGGGGGCTGGCCCTGCGACAGCCTCAGCCCACAGTGATGCTGAAGCCACAATGGAATCTGTTGCGCCAGTGATTGAGGAAGGCTCCAAGGGCTAGGGTGACCGGCAAGGGGGGCATCTTCTTCTCCAGCACAGCACCCACACACCAGTTACTGTCCACCAAGCCTGTTGGGGAACACGATACAGTCTAGGTTATTTCACAGGTTTGGAGACAGGGGTCAGAAGCAAGGTAAGAAGTAagcttccctccaccccctgtcCCCCCAGTCCCTTAGCACCTCCGAATGCCATCCTAATAACCCTTACCTCTAAACACCATGTTGGCCTGGGGCAGAGTCAGGTGGTAACCAAAGGAGAAGGTTGTGTCTTGTAGCCTTGTGTTGGCCTCAAATTCCACTCCAACTTGGACCTGAGAACCACGGGCAAGGATGGGAGAAGGATCTGTGTCAGTGGGGACCAGAGGAGTCCTGACGGGGGATCAGAGGAACGGAGGCATGGGTGAAATCTCTGTATAGCGTGGGTGGGACGACCCGCGGGGCAGGGGGCCTGTGGAGGTCTGCAGGGGCACAAGTTCACAACTGACTTGCTGGGGTGGCGGACGGCATCGGTAGTCTCACCTGTTCATTTGCCCTGTGGTAATAACTTGCATGGGCCCCACCTGATCCCACATTCAATGTAGCTACCCAGTGTACCGCTGTAAAAACCAAAATGCAGGAGACAAGGAGCGTTACTGTAGCAGGACACAGGTCAGGAATCCTCACCGAGTTCAGAATCTCCCCTCCCTGTCACCATTCCTCCTCACCCCGTACCTGAGTACTTCCCAGCCAGTGTCAAGATGGCGCCCTCTTCGCCTGGCCGCCGGTGATAGACTAGCTCTCCTCCCAGCACCAGCCGATGGGTGAGGCTCTGCAGGAAGTGAGCCACCATGATCACTGTGGGGGTAGTGGACAGACATGGGGTCAGTCATAGGGACAGCatccctgtgcccccaccccaccctgccccagaaGTTTCTAATCCCTCAACTGTACAGACGATAAGAAGGCAGAGCCAACACCAGCAAGTGGGCAGCCAAGATAAAAAGCACCCCGTCCCAGTTCCTCACCCGATTCCCCAATCAGGTCAGGATTCCCTAGGGTCAAAGTGGCTGTGTAGTCATCTCCCCGGTACTCGCCATCGAACTGCCACGTCAGGAACTTGGCCTGCTGTGTCTGGGTAGGGAGAACAAGGAGTAAGGACTTCCCCCTGCCCCCGGATGGTCACTCCTGCCCTGCTCTTCTCCCTGGAGCCCCCCAGAGCAGGACACtcatggagaaagaggaaatgcTTCAGTGGATGGAGGCAGGAACCATGGATCACCTGGAAGACAGCCTTGGCTCGGAGCCGCTCTGCCAAGAGGAGCAGGACCTGGGCGTTGAGGCTGCCACTGCTGTCCATATCCCCTACCACAGTGGGGAACACCTGTTGAAGAATGGACACAGCAAGACTGAGCTGGGGGGCACCACTCAGCTTCCATCCAACCATCCAGGATTTCTTTAACAGTACCCAGCGCCCCCTAGTGGAGCCACAGAGACAAACTCCGGCTCGTCACACAAAtgcttccccccactctctcccatTCAGAGGAAATAGAGAAGCAGGTGCCCTGTACATTCTTTCCCATAACAcactcatttcctcctcctctagACCCGGGTCCTGGGTGGGCTTTTAGGGAGATGACCCAGGTGTAAGGCGTCCTCACCTCGGTGGGGCTAAGTTGCCAGTCCCCTGCATAGGCCGCATGGAGGTGATAGCCTGGCAAGCCCAGGGCACTCATATGCACAGTGTGAGCCACCTGAGGAAAGAGAAGTCAATGGAGGAAAGCATTCCTGCTCATTTCAATCCCTGTTCcacccttcctcttctccccagccaGAAGG
It encodes:
- the NR1I3 gene encoding nuclear receptor subfamily 1 group I member 3 is translated as MAIATSEAMAGGEERPRSCMVCGDRATGYHFHALTCEGCKGFFRRAASKSTDLTCPFAGSCKVNKAQRRHCPACRLQKCLEAGMKKEMILSAEALAARRAKQAQRRAQQAPAQLSKAQQELVQTLLGAHTRHVGTMFDQFVQFRPPAHLFTHHQRLPITVPVLPLLMHFAEVNTFMVQQVIKFTKDLPLFRSLPMEDQISLLKGAAVEICHIALNTTFCLQTQNFFCGPLRYTLEDGVHAGFQEEFLELLFRFHATLRRLQLQEPEYVLMAAMALFSPDRPGVTQREEIDRLQEVMALTLHGYIKGQPPRPGDRFRYAKLLGLLAELRSINNAYGYQIQHIQGLSAMMPLLQEICS
- the TOMM40L gene encoding mitochondrial import receptor subunit TOM40B, translated to MGNTLGLAPMGALPRRSPRREEPLPNPGSFDELHRLCKDVFPAQMEGVKLVVNKVLSSHFQVAHTVHMSALGLPGYHLHAAYAGDWQLSPTEVFPTVVGDMDSSGSLNAQVLLLLAERLRAKAVFQTQQAKFLTWQFDGEYRGDDYTATLTLGNPDLIGESVIMVAHFLQSLTHRLVLGGELVYHRRPGEEGAILTLAGKYSAVHWVATLNVGSGGAHASYYHRANEQVQVGVEFEANTRLQDTTFSFGYHLTLPQANMVFRGLVDSNWCVGAVLEKKMPPLPVTLALGAFLNHWRNRFHCGFSITVG